In one Sporomusa sphaeroides DSM 2875 genomic region, the following are encoded:
- a CDS encoding putative bifunctional diguanylate cyclase/phosphodiesterase — translation MANGFDFGISVIIVLLILIDVYLVVRINKHKRTEALLWQQSEELKSAQSELAAQEEELRQGFHELYLNEEKIRQHEELSRLVAEGANDALWVWDMVTDALVVSERGRELLGLPEHVVNTKEKWKQLIHPEDLPHMLDKLEEHLSGCNSFYGAEYRIASPEGGYRWVLSRGKVMFDSQGQPVRMAGSYTDITERKYKEEKIKHMAYYDALTGLANRELLTETVNQALAAARQDGSQGAVLFIDIDNFKQINDTYGHSWGDKLLVNISGKLTALVYEAGMVARWGGDEIIIFLPKINKTEEFAAYADKIMRLLEKPILVNEHVFYITASVGVALYPMHGDNIDELLRNADTAMYLAKNSGKRTYMMFNKTMHEAVVEKTLMEARLRRTLEQQELRLLYQPQINANSGRVEGFEALLRWESPDYGLVAPPKFISLAEETGLIVEMGNWVLEQACRFSRQLHAGGSGWLYTAVNISVVQLMQEDFVEKVISVLAETGVPPQYLELEITESVLMERFEENIRKLEALRELGVRIALDDFGSGYSSLTYLKKLPIAALKMDKAFVDDIAVGGVDAAITGSIIELAHQMGLQVVAEGVENGDQLRYLREKKCDIIQGYIISRPLPPEAFIVWLQQHGGLLGGRQEAGHSWATYYEG, via the coding sequence TTGGCTAACGGGTTTGATTTTGGTATAAGCGTAATCATTGTGCTGCTTATTCTGATTGATGTGTATCTTGTGGTGCGGATTAATAAGCACAAGCGGACAGAAGCGCTGCTGTGGCAGCAAAGTGAAGAGCTTAAGTCGGCTCAGTCAGAATTGGCCGCACAAGAGGAAGAACTCAGGCAGGGCTTTCATGAATTATATTTGAATGAAGAAAAAATCCGGCAGCACGAAGAATTGTCCCGCCTGGTGGCTGAAGGGGCTAATGATGCCCTGTGGGTCTGGGATATGGTTACCGATGCTCTGGTCGTGTCGGAGCGGGGACGGGAACTGTTGGGACTGCCGGAACACGTAGTCAATACGAAGGAAAAATGGAAGCAGCTTATCCACCCGGAAGATTTGCCGCATATGCTGGATAAATTGGAAGAACATTTGAGCGGATGTAACTCCTTTTATGGGGCTGAGTACCGGATTGCATCACCTGAGGGGGGTTACCGCTGGGTTTTATCCAGAGGCAAGGTAATGTTTGACAGTCAGGGGCAGCCGGTGCGAATGGCCGGCTCCTATACCGATATTACTGAGCGTAAGTATAAAGAAGAAAAGATTAAGCATATGGCCTATTATGATGCGCTTACCGGTCTTGCCAACAGGGAACTGCTGACAGAAACGGTCAATCAAGCTTTGGCCGCAGCCAGGCAAGACGGGTCGCAGGGGGCGGTCCTGTTTATCGATATTGACAATTTCAAACAGATTAACGATACCTACGGACATTCCTGGGGAGATAAACTGCTTGTCAATATTAGCGGCAAACTGACAGCCTTGGTATATGAGGCAGGCATGGTGGCCAGATGGGGTGGCGACGAAATTATTATCTTTCTGCCCAAGATCAATAAGACTGAGGAGTTTGCCGCTTATGCCGATAAGATCATGAGACTGCTTGAAAAACCCATTCTGGTAAATGAGCATGTTTTTTATATTACGGCCAGTGTCGGTGTTGCTCTCTATCCGATGCATGGCGATAATATTGACGAACTGTTGCGCAATGCCGACACTGCCATGTATCTGGCGAAAAACTCCGGCAAACGTACCTACATGATGTTTAATAAAACCATGCATGAGGCTGTTGTGGAAAAAACGCTGATGGAGGCCAGGCTGCGCCGGACGCTGGAGCAGCAGGAGCTTAGACTGCTTTATCAACCGCAAATTAATGCCAATTCAGGCCGGGTAGAGGGTTTTGAAGCACTGCTTCGCTGGGAAAGTCCTGATTACGGCCTGGTAGCGCCGCCGAAGTTTATTTCACTGGCAGAAGAAACCGGCCTCATTGTGGAGATGGGCAACTGGGTATTGGAACAGGCCTGTAGATTTAGCCGGCAACTGCATGCCGGCGGCAGCGGCTGGTTGTATACGGCGGTAAATATTTCGGTTGTACAGCTTATGCAGGAGGATTTTGTTGAAAAGGTGATCTCCGTACTGGCTGAAACAGGGGTGCCGCCACAGTATCTGGAATTGGAGATTACCGAAAGCGTGTTGATGGAACGGTTTGAGGAAAATATTCGCAAGCTGGAGGCGCTGAGAGAACTGGGAGTGAGGATTGCGCTTGACGATTTTGGCAGTGGTTATTCGTCCCTGACCTATCTGAAAAAATTGCCGATTGCTGCTTTGAAAATGGACAAGGCTTTTGTTGACGATATCGCAGTTGGCGGTGTTGATGCTGCCATTACCGGCAGCATTATTGAACTGGCGCATCAGATGGGGCTGCAGGTTGTAGCCGAGGGTGTCGAGAACGGGGACCAGTTAAGATACCTTAGAGAGAAGAAATGTGATATTATTCAGGGCTATATTATTAGCCGTCCGCTGCCGCCGGAAGCTTTTATTGTTTGGCTGCAGCAGCATGGCGGGCTGCTTGGCGGCCGGCAGGAAGCAGGTCATAGCTGGGCTACTTATTATGAGGGGTGA
- the thiD gene encoding bifunctional hydroxymethylpyrimidine kinase/phosphomethylpyrimidine kinase → MKNVLTIAGSDSSGGAGIQADIKTFSAHGVFGMSVITAVTAQNTQGVFAVQDITPEIIAKQIDAVYEDIDVAAVKIGMVSQIDTITTIADRLKQHGARNIVADPVMVSKSGFHLLNPDAEATLMRELLPLADIVTPNIPEAEVITGRTIATLEDMEAAARQIFALGPRHVLMKGGHLPGDSTDILFDGERFVYFKSPRIVTKNTHGTGCTLSSAIAANLGQGLSVAEAVAAAKEYITIAIEHSFAIGKGVGPTHHFYTLYNKAGMFK, encoded by the coding sequence ATGAAAAATGTATTAACAATTGCGGGCTCTGATTCCAGTGGCGGGGCAGGCATTCAGGCAGATATCAAGACCTTTTCCGCCCATGGCGTGTTCGGTATGAGTGTGATTACAGCGGTTACCGCCCAAAATACGCAGGGCGTATTTGCCGTGCAGGATATTACGCCGGAAATCATTGCAAAACAGATAGACGCCGTGTATGAAGATATTGATGTGGCTGCCGTCAAAATCGGGATGGTGTCGCAAATCGATACCATCACTACCATTGCGGACAGGTTAAAACAGCATGGGGCCCGGAATATTGTTGCCGATCCGGTTATGGTGTCCAAAAGCGGATTCCACCTTTTAAACCCGGATGCAGAAGCTACTTTGATGCGGGAACTGCTGCCGCTGGCCGATATTGTAACCCCCAATATTCCTGAGGCGGAGGTTATTACCGGACGCACGATTGCCACCCTGGAGGATATGGAAGCCGCGGCCCGGCAAATTTTTGCCTTAGGACCCAGGCATGTACTCATGAAGGGCGGTCACCTGCCCGGTGATTCAACCGATATTTTGTTTGATGGCGAACGGTTTGTCTATTTTAAATCTCCCCGGATTGTTACTAAAAATACGCATGGTACAGGCTGCACGCTGTCTTCGGCCATTGCCGCCAATTTGGGCCAGGGATTGTCTGTCGCAGAGGCGGTGGCTGCAGCCAAAGAATATATAACCATTGCTATTGAACACTCTTTCGCTATTGGGAAGGGTGTTGGCCCTACCCATCATTTCTATACCTTATATAACAAGGCAGGAATGTTTAAGTAA
- a CDS encoding basic amino acid ABC transporter substrate-binding protein, translating into MSKKWIVFASLVMFVLAIGLAGCGSNQPAQPAGAKVLKVGAEATFPPFEFQDEKSKEYVGFDVDMMKAIGKQMGVEVQIVNTAFDGLIPALEGGQIDVIASAMTITDERAKKVNFSKPYYQAGLSMVVKADNDTVKTFKDLEGKRIAVQIGTTGAAQARKIKDAKVREFNSASEAYLELKAGGADAVVNDLPVNQYFLTKGGDKDAKLVGEILDAEEYGIAVTKKNTELAGKINKALDELKQNGEYAKIYEKWFGKQPQ; encoded by the coding sequence ATGTCTAAAAAGTGGATTGTCTTTGCTAGTCTGGTTATGTTTGTGCTAGCTATCGGTTTGGCCGGCTGCGGCAGCAACCAGCCAGCTCAGCCTGCCGGTGCCAAAGTTCTTAAAGTAGGTGCCGAGGCTACTTTCCCGCCATTTGAATTCCAGGATGAAAAGAGTAAAGAGTATGTTGGCTTTGACGTTGACATGATGAAAGCCATTGGTAAGCAGATGGGGGTAGAGGTGCAAATTGTAAACACCGCATTTGACGGCCTGATTCCCGCACTGGAAGGCGGTCAGATTGACGTGATTGCGTCAGCTATGACGATTACCGATGAACGTGCTAAGAAAGTCAATTTTTCTAAGCCTTACTACCAAGCCGGCTTGTCCATGGTTGTGAAAGCCGACAATGATACTGTTAAGACCTTCAAAGACCTGGAGGGCAAACGGATTGCCGTACAAATTGGTACCACCGGTGCCGCACAAGCCAGGAAAATTAAAGATGCCAAAGTGCGTGAGTTCAATAGTGCCTCCGAAGCGTACCTTGAACTTAAGGCCGGCGGCGCTGACGCTGTTGTGAATGACCTGCCGGTAAACCAATATTTTCTGACTAAAGGCGGCGATAAAGATGCCAAGCTGGTTGGGGAAATACTGGACGCCGAAGAATATGGTATTGCTGTGACTAAAAAGAATACAGAACTGGCCGGAAAAATCAACAAAGCTCTGGATGAGTTAAAACAAAATGGCGAGTATGCCAAAATCTATGAAAAATGGTTTGGTAAACAGCCGCAATAG
- a CDS encoding metallophosphoesterase yields the protein MAILIFSRWLRPAGGFPGEWFRYFIYFAYIWIVGLVFMLVVLLAGYVVKRLLRRLAARRVTAACEQPGSDTAEAAAGQRGITRRQFLEGMSAAIPAVPLAVSAYGVIGGDTQLVVNRHTLIFPQLPPSLAGFRIAQISDTHIGSFFGMDKLDRVLSLVMQERPEVLVITGDLIDDLALLPPTMERLTAFQSQLPQGIFYCWGNHEYFRDINRIRQALYKSPIVVLENSNTAVGSGLYLAGVDYPWSKDRGEQEMVRQQFFTQAVRGIPAEAFTVLLTHHSAFLDEAFAAGIPLSLAGHTHGGQVNLFGKSLLPIQYKYMRGMFRQGESYGYVSTGTGHWLPLRIGCPAEISVFTLQRETARV from the coding sequence GTGGCGATTTTGATTTTTAGCCGCTGGCTGCGGCCGGCCGGCGGTTTTCCCGGTGAGTGGTTCCGGTACTTTATTTACTTTGCCTATATCTGGATTGTCGGCCTGGTGTTTATGCTGGTGGTACTGCTGGCAGGCTATGTGGTCAAACGCCTGTTGCGGCGGTTGGCGGCTCGCCGGGTAACCGCTGCCTGTGAACAACCCGGGTCTGATACGGCAGAGGCAGCAGCCGGACAGCGGGGGATAACGCGGCGCCAGTTTCTTGAGGGAATGTCGGCCGCTATACCGGCAGTGCCGCTGGCGGTCAGCGCTTACGGGGTTATCGGCGGCGATACGCAGCTTGTTGTAAACAGGCATACGCTTATCTTTCCCCAGTTGCCGCCATCACTGGCAGGTTTTAGGATTGCCCAAATCAGTGATACCCATATTGGTTCGTTTTTTGGCATGGATAAGCTGGACAGGGTACTCTCCCTGGTTATGCAGGAGCGGCCGGAAGTTTTGGTGATTACCGGCGACCTGATTGATGACTTAGCCTTACTGCCGCCAACGATGGAACGTCTGACAGCTTTCCAGTCACAACTGCCGCAGGGGATTTTCTATTGCTGGGGCAACCATGAATACTTCCGTGATATCAACCGTATTCGCCAGGCGCTGTACAAGAGCCCTATTGTTGTTCTGGAAAATAGCAATACGGCTGTTGGCAGCGGCTTGTATCTGGCAGGGGTTGACTACCCCTGGAGCAAGGACAGAGGGGAACAGGAAATGGTGCGGCAGCAGTTTTTTACCCAGGCCGTTCGCGGCATTCCGGCAGAGGCCTTTACTGTATTGCTTACCCATCATTCCGCTTTTCTGGATGAGGCTTTTGCCGCCGGCATACCGTTGTCACTGGCCGGGCATACCCATGGCGGTCAGGTGAATCTTTTTGGCAAGTCGTTGCTGCCCATCCAATATAAATATATGCGCGGCATGTTCCGGCAGGGAGAATCCTATGGCTATGTCAGTACCGGCACTGGACACTGGCTGCCGCTGAGGATTGGCTGCCCGGCCGAAATCAGTGTTTTTACATTGCAGCGGGAAACCGCCAGAGTGTAG
- a CDS encoding iron-containing alcohol dehydrogenase — MKKLILGGRAIITGRGSIAELGNIQAGRAFIVTGGSAMQTSGIIAKLEAILQAAGCVTCVYGGIGKNPDTQAVLDGLASMRNFRPDVLVAVGGGSPIDAAKVMALFYDYPELDFACAQTAELPQARKQLQFVAIPSTSGTGTEVTRAAVITFRELELKIGLKTPAFIPDLAILDADITMTMPDNVVAETGMDALTHAVECYINRNADDVSAVLANGATAGLFAWLPVSYQERTIESREKVHHYQCMAGLAFDNTGLGMAHGISHALGGKFNLGHGLLNAIALPYVLAYNAQDPVVDGRLAELAQSIGRQGGSAFIAAVKELNRQLAIPASLAEAGITCAALEEDFAGLVENCLKGSTRANPVPVTAGQMAEILKHMHRGM, encoded by the coding sequence ATGAAAAAACTTATACTAGGCGGCCGGGCCATTATTACCGGCCGAGGCTCCATCGCGGAGCTCGGTAATATACAGGCCGGCCGGGCCTTCATCGTTACCGGCGGCAGCGCTATGCAGACAAGCGGTATCATTGCAAAACTGGAGGCCATCTTACAGGCAGCCGGCTGCGTCACCTGTGTATACGGCGGGATCGGCAAAAATCCGGATACCCAGGCTGTTCTGGACGGACTTGCCAGTATGCGGAATTTCCGGCCCGATGTGCTGGTGGCTGTAGGCGGCGGCTCGCCGATTGATGCTGCCAAGGTTATGGCGTTATTTTATGATTATCCGGAACTGGACTTTGCTTGTGCTCAGACGGCTGAATTGCCGCAGGCGCGCAAGCAGCTGCAGTTTGTTGCCATTCCTTCGACTTCCGGCACCGGGACGGAGGTAACGCGAGCTGCCGTCATTACTTTCCGGGAGTTAGAGCTGAAAATTGGCTTGAAAACGCCGGCCTTTATTCCTGATCTGGCGATTCTTGATGCCGATATTACCATGACAATGCCGGACAATGTCGTGGCCGAGACGGGTATGGATGCACTTACTCATGCAGTAGAATGCTACATTAACCGGAATGCAGACGATGTCAGCGCAGTATTGGCCAACGGAGCGACAGCCGGTTTGTTTGCCTGGCTGCCGGTATCTTATCAGGAAAGAACCATTGAGAGCCGGGAAAAAGTACACCATTATCAGTGCATGGCCGGACTGGCCTTTGATAATACCGGCTTGGGTATGGCTCACGGTATTTCCCATGCTCTGGGCGGCAAATTCAATCTTGGGCACGGCTTGCTCAATGCCATTGCGCTGCCTTATGTGCTGGCATATAACGCGCAAGACCCTGTAGTGGACGGACGGTTGGCTGAACTGGCACAAAGTATCGGGCGCCAGGGCGGCAGCGCTTTTATCGCAGCAGTCAAGGAGCTTAACCGGCAGCTTGCTATTCCTGCCAGTCTGGCAGAGGCCGGTATTACCTGCGCTGCTTTGGAGGAGGACTTTGCCGGGCTTGTGGAAAATTGCCTTAAAGGCTCTACCAGAGCAAACCCGGTGCCGGTAACCGCCGGGCAAATGGCGGAAATTCTTAAACATATGCACAGGGGTATGTAA
- the addB gene encoding helicase-exonuclease AddAB subunit AddB, with protein sequence MKLTFILGRAGYGKTWQCINEISARLAELPDGRPLIFIVPEQATYEVERALATACPSDGFVRAHVVGFRRLAHRVLHETGGAARPHISELGKRMVFSRLLMENKANFKLLARAAAEKSFAATVEGLVKEFKTYGIGPDKLHELAGDEACQGSQALAGKVHDLALLYQGFEDFLAGRYTDPEDYLGLLAEKIPESSLLQQAEVWVDGFAWFTPQEYAVLTAILQTAAATTVTLCLEQPDTSLHAREEALFYRQWETYRKIKQLATGLKAEIVCRELPVPHRFRRPVLAVLEQQFFGGKSQDAPAVDNSFILAEAANRRTEAEAIACEMIRLSREEGLRWRDMAVLIRDMDSYAELMATVLADYAIPFFRDNTRPAVHHPLAELVRSALDIVLEKWSYEPVFRCLKTDLVPVTRDEVDLLENYCLEFGIRGSRWTNPEPWPFRRRYSLAEDEWAGDEPGPGDQAYLAKIDSIRRQGTEQLVNLSGRLTPALREGLPPLKLVQAVYDFLTGLQVADRLTAWATAAEEAGDLEQAREHQQMWPKLIELLDQIVDTFADQPLTLEEFAAIVSEGLEGTKLSLIPPGLDYVTIAALERTRRLKIKAAFVPGASDGVLPRRRREEGLLSDSDRALLKKLGLELSGGAVDDVFAEQFLVYTALTRASRFLWVSYPLADAEGKALTPSPIVRRLKEITGSTPLALPVEPPPGREAGYLARPERALAALAGALRLYRETGQMSPAWWDVYNWALTADNWRDQLTIKLAGLFHHNQLGRLEPGLPGRLYAKNGVLRGSVTRFEAFRACPFKHFAQYGLALKERALYQLQSPDLGQFLHAVLKQFGDRLAETGQSWGDITQNQIGDLCTGIVTELAPKLQNEILLSSKQHEHLVTRLTRRAVKAVSRLAAWAKVSQFRPMAFEQAFGRGQNALPPLTLALPEAKVEVAGQIDRLDIGEYDGRQYVLVIDYKSGGAWLSLTEVYYGLKLQLLTYLLVAMNARQGEDACLPAGVLYYFLKNPVVSAATLRTPEQIEKDINARLKMPGWLLADTTIAGMLEQTLDGWSEFFKIALGKKGFYESCMDKLKTGEEFELLLIHVEQELLAVAAAILAGETAIRPYRLDKATPCGYCDFRPVCQFDRNLPENDYLVLPRLVDQEILNELRRRKGGTE encoded by the coding sequence GTGAAACTCACTTTTATTTTAGGCCGGGCCGGCTACGGCAAGACCTGGCAATGTATTAATGAAATAAGTGCACGGCTGGCCGAATTGCCTGACGGCCGGCCGCTTATTTTTATTGTGCCGGAACAGGCCACCTATGAGGTCGAACGGGCCCTGGCCACGGCTTGTCCGTCTGACGGCTTTGTCAGAGCCCATGTCGTGGGTTTCCGCCGCTTGGCTCACCGGGTGCTGCATGAGACCGGGGGGGCTGCCAGGCCGCATATTTCCGAATTGGGCAAGCGGATGGTTTTTAGCCGTCTGCTTATGGAAAATAAGGCGAACTTTAAACTGCTGGCCCGGGCAGCTGCGGAAAAGAGTTTTGCTGCCACTGTTGAAGGTCTTGTCAAAGAGTTTAAAACCTATGGCATTGGCCCGGACAAGCTGCATGAACTGGCCGGTGACGAAGCCTGCCAGGGCAGTCAGGCGCTGGCAGGAAAAGTTCACGATTTGGCGCTCTTGTACCAGGGCTTTGAGGATTTCCTGGCCGGACGGTATACGGACCCGGAAGATTATCTTGGCTTGCTGGCCGAAAAGATACCGGAATCGAGTCTGTTGCAGCAAGCCGAGGTATGGGTGGATGGCTTTGCCTGGTTTACGCCGCAGGAATATGCGGTACTTACCGCCATCTTGCAAACTGCAGCAGCTACGACAGTTACCCTTTGCCTGGAACAGCCTGATACTTCGCTTCACGCCCGGGAAGAAGCGCTGTTTTACCGCCAGTGGGAAACCTACCGTAAAATCAAGCAGTTGGCGACAGGGCTAAAGGCTGAGATTGTCTGCCGGGAGCTGCCTGTACCCCACCGTTTCCGGCGGCCGGTGCTGGCGGTGCTTGAACAACAGTTTTTTGGCGGGAAAAGCCAGGATGCGCCGGCTGTTGACAATAGTTTTATCCTGGCAGAAGCAGCCAACCGCCGGACCGAAGCCGAGGCCATTGCCTGCGAAATGATCAGGCTGAGCCGGGAGGAGGGCCTGCGCTGGCGGGATATGGCCGTTCTTATCCGGGACATGGATAGCTATGCCGAACTGATGGCCACCGTACTGGCCGACTACGCCATCCCGTTTTTCCGAGACAACACCCGTCCGGCAGTTCATCACCCGCTGGCAGAGCTGGTGCGCTCCGCGCTGGATATTGTGCTGGAAAAGTGGAGCTATGAGCCGGTATTTCGCTGCCTCAAAACCGATTTGGTGCCGGTAACGCGGGATGAAGTGGATCTTTTGGAAAACTATTGTCTGGAATTTGGTATTCGCGGTTCGCGCTGGACAAATCCGGAGCCCTGGCCTTTCCGCCGCCGCTACTCGCTGGCCGAGGACGAATGGGCCGGCGATGAACCCGGTCCGGGTGACCAGGCGTATTTGGCCAAGATTGATTCCATCCGCCGCCAGGGTACGGAGCAGCTGGTGAATCTGTCCGGCAGATTAACGCCGGCGCTGCGGGAGGGTCTGCCGCCGCTCAAGCTGGTGCAGGCTGTCTATGATTTTTTAACCGGCCTGCAAGTGGCAGACAGGCTTACGGCCTGGGCGACTGCCGCCGAGGAAGCCGGGGATCTGGAGCAAGCCCGGGAACATCAACAAATGTGGCCTAAGCTCATAGAGCTGCTGGACCAGATTGTCGATACCTTTGCCGACCAGCCGCTGACGCTGGAGGAGTTTGCCGCCATTGTCAGTGAGGGGTTGGAAGGCACCAAACTCAGTCTGATTCCGCCAGGGCTTGATTATGTGACAATTGCCGCCTTGGAACGCACCCGGCGGCTGAAGATAAAAGCGGCCTTTGTGCCTGGCGCCAGTGACGGTGTATTACCGCGCCGCCGCCGGGAAGAGGGTTTATTAAGCGACAGTGACCGGGCGCTGCTAAAAAAGCTGGGGCTTGAACTTAGCGGCGGCGCGGTGGACGATGTCTTTGCCGAACAGTTTTTGGTATATACGGCCCTGACCCGGGCCAGCCGGTTCCTCTGGGTGAGTTATCCCCTCGCAGATGCTGAGGGCAAAGCGTTGACACCCTCCCCGATTGTCAGACGCCTCAAGGAAATTACCGGCAGCACGCCGCTGGCCCTGCCGGTTGAGCCGCCGCCCGGGCGGGAAGCCGGATACCTGGCCAGGCCGGAGCGTGCTTTGGCGGCGCTGGCAGGAGCCCTCCGGCTGTACCGGGAGACCGGACAGATGAGCCCGGCATGGTGGGATGTTTATAATTGGGCGCTGACTGCAGACAATTGGCGTGACCAATTAACAATAAAGCTTGCCGGACTGTTTCATCATAATCAGCTTGGACGGCTTGAGCCCGGTTTGCCTGGCAGGCTGTATGCGAAAAATGGTGTGCTGCGCGGCAGCGTAACCCGGTTTGAAGCTTTTCGTGCCTGTCCGTTCAAGCATTTTGCCCAATATGGCCTGGCGCTTAAGGAGCGGGCCTTGTATCAGTTGCAGTCCCCGGATCTGGGGCAGTTTTTACATGCTGTGCTCAAACAGTTTGGTGACCGGCTGGCTGAAACCGGCCAAAGCTGGGGTGACATAACACAGAATCAGATTGGTGATTTGTGTACCGGTATTGTAACCGAACTGGCGCCCAAGCTGCAGAATGAAATCCTGTTAAGCAGCAAACAGCATGAGCATCTGGTAACACGGCTGACACGGCGGGCTGTGAAGGCGGTAAGCCGCCTGGCCGCCTGGGCGAAGGTCAGTCAGTTCAGGCCAATGGCTTTTGAGCAGGCGTTCGGGCGGGGGCAGAATGCCTTGCCGCCGTTAACGCTGGCATTGCCTGAAGCCAAGGTGGAAGTGGCCGGACAGATTGACCGCCTGGATATCGGCGAGTACGACGGGCGGCAATATGTACTGGTGATTGATTACAAATCAGGCGGAGCCTGGCTCAGTCTGACTGAAGTATACTATGGCCTTAAGTTGCAGCTGCTTACCTATTTGCTGGTGGCAATGAACGCCCGGCAGGGTGAGGATGCCTGTCTGCCGGCCGGTGTGCTGTATTACTTTTTGAAAAATCCCGTTGTGTCGGCCGCGACCCTAAGGACACCGGAACAAATTGAGAAAGATATCAATGCCAGACTCAAAATGCCGGGCTGGCTGCTGGCTGACACCACTATTGCCGGTATGCTGGAGCAAACGCTGGACGGCTGGTCGGAGTTTTTCAAGATCGCGCTTGGCAAAAAAGGTTTTTATGAAAGCTGTATGGACAAGCTTAAAACCGGTGAAGAGTTCGAACTGTTATTGATCCATGTGGAGCAGGAGTTACTGGCAGTAGCTGCCGCTATTTTAGCAGGGGAAACCGCTATCAGGCCGTATCGCCTGGATAAAGCCACCCCGTGCGGCTATTGCGATTTTCGCCCGGTATGCCAGTTTGACCGCAACTTGCCGGAAAACGACTATTTGGTGTTACCCAGGCTGGTGGATCAGGAAATACTTAATGAGCTGCGCCGGCGCAAAGGAGGCACAGAGTAA
- a CDS encoding mismatch-specific DNA-glycosylase, with protein MKEVPDIIAHNLKILFIGFNPGLRSAATGHHFAGHSNRFWKLLAASGLTPQLLKPEEDHRLLTWGYGITNIVARPSRAAAEITKAEYQAGREILKDKLRQYKPQVACFAGIGVYREFIRQPGIGCGLQPVCSVEGVADFVVPSPSGLTRILFQDQLVYYQELLGLIK; from the coding sequence ATGAAGGAAGTACCGGATATTATTGCGCATAATCTCAAAATTTTGTTCATCGGCTTCAATCCCGGACTCAGGTCGGCGGCAACGGGTCATCATTTTGCCGGACATTCCAATAGGTTTTGGAAGCTGCTGGCGGCATCAGGGTTGACGCCGCAGCTGCTCAAACCGGAAGAAGACCACAGGCTGCTTACCTGGGGTTATGGGATTACCAATATTGTAGCTCGCCCCAGCCGGGCAGCGGCTGAGATCACTAAAGCGGAATATCAGGCCGGGCGGGAAATCCTCAAAGACAAGCTCCGGCAATACAAGCCGCAGGTTGCCTGTTTTGCCGGCATAGGAGTATACCGGGAGTTTATCAGGCAGCCGGGCATTGGCTGCGGGCTGCAGCCCGTATGCTCGGTGGAGGGTGTTGCTGACTTTGTGGTTCCGTCGCCAAGCGGGCTGACCCGCATATTATTTCAGGACCAATTGGTGTATTATCAGGAATTGCTGGGATTGATAAAGTAG